A portion of the Zootoca vivipara chromosome 6, rZooViv1.1, whole genome shotgun sequence genome contains these proteins:
- the LOC118087828 gene encoding C-type natriuretic peptide 1, translated as MNPKVMHAGWVLMLLLFAHQQGRAKPVTNVQTLSKWLEEDLEQPAGSEETEQDQDETLLTGGALEQQDALLPWARRPQEGVPLSESNFQRLFNDLLGSSRRYRGRSKKGLSRGCFGVKLDRIGALSGLGC; from the exons ATGAACCCCAAAGTGATGCATGCCGGCTGGGTCttgatgctgctgctttttgctcACCAACAAGGAAGAGCCAAGCCAGTGACCAATGTCCAG ACCCTGTCTAAGTGGTTAGAGGAGGACCTCGAACAGCCAGCAGGGTCCGAGGAAACAGAGCAGGACCAAGATGAGACCCTCCTAACCGGAGGAGCATTGGAACAACAGGACGCTCTGCTGCCATGGGCCAGGAGACCCCAGGAAGGGGTGCCCCTCTCAGAAAGCAATTTCCAGAGGCTCTTCAATGACCTCCTGGGCTCCTCCCGGAGGTATCGAGGAAGGAGCAAAAAGGGCCTTTCGAGAGGATGCTTTGGGGTCAAGCTGGACCGGATCGGGGCTCTGAGCGGGCTGGGGTGCTGA
- the LOC118086841 gene encoding natriuretic peptides A-like, translating into MDAVAWCRWSSVFLVFAQAGMGLSNPVAWSPSSEELRSLQDLLERLKEKFPEGELEAPISRSDEADDGSDVDLVDAETLSSSQLRLQTAEVEDHWMKFLASPKRRRYFSGCFGTRLERIGTQTGLGCNVYRARSWRKPRS; encoded by the exons ATGGATGCTGTGGCCTGGTGTCGCTGGTCCTCTGTGTTCTTGGTGTTCGCCCAAGCAGGCATGGGTTTGAGTAATCCTGTGGCCTGGAGCCCTTCCAGCGAAGAACTGCGGTCCCTGCAG GACCTCCTCGAGCGCCTGAAGGAAAAATTCCCGGAAGGGGAATTGGAGGCTCCCATCTCGAGGTCTGACGAGGCAGATGATGGCTCCGACGTGGACCTTGTTGACGCAGAAACCCTCTCTTCCAGCCAGCTCAGACTGCAGACTGCAGAAGTGGAGGACCACTGGATGAAATTCCTGGCTTCCCCAAAGCGGAGGAGATATTTCTCCGGATGCTTCGGGACCAGGCTTGAGCGGATCGGGACCCAGACAGGCCTTGGGTGCAATGTCTACAGAGCCC GTTCTTGGAGGAAACCCAGAAGTTGA